Proteins found in one Abyssibius alkaniclasticus genomic segment:
- the ctaA gene encoding heme A synthase, producing the protein MPSIFEEVGSDTKQAAQTKTAKPDARRAIARWLMVLFGLVVLIIAVGGLTRLTDSGLSITEWNLLMGTLPPLSDAAWADVFTKYQASPEYQLQNSQMDLAAFKSIFWWEWGHRLLGRIIGLAWFLGYAWFALRGRVPSGWHFRLVLIGALIGLQGLVGWWMVSSGLVGRMVDVASYRLALHLGLAFVILGLIAWYVLRLGKSSVELLQARRAREVRLFRLGGVLVGLLFAQILLGALVAGIDAGRSFPTWPLMAGEFLPSESFGYTPIWSNFFENPALVQFNHRLLGYIAFVFGLFVWWQARKSALRSVRKAFNLVALALLLQLGLGVGTVLLAAPLDWALAHQLGAVLLFVLVIRARFRAGYPARQSLR; encoded by the coding sequence ATGCCCAGTATTTTTGAAGAGGTCGGCAGCGACACCAAGCAAGCCGCGCAAACCAAAACCGCCAAGCCCGATGCGCGCCGCGCCATTGCGCGCTGGCTGATGGTGCTGTTCGGGCTGGTTGTGCTGATCATCGCCGTTGGCGGCCTGACCCGGCTAACCGATTCTGGCCTGTCGATCACCGAGTGGAACCTGCTGATGGGCACATTGCCGCCCCTGAGTGATGCCGCCTGGGCCGATGTGTTCACGAAATATCAGGCCTCGCCGGAATATCAGTTGCAAAACAGCCAGATGGACCTTGCCGCTTTCAAAAGCATCTTCTGGTGGGAATGGGGGCACAGATTGCTGGGCCGCATCATCGGGCTGGCATGGTTTCTGGGCTATGCCTGGTTTGCGCTGCGCGGCCGCGTGCCAAGTGGCTGGCACTTCAGGCTGGTGCTGATCGGCGCGCTGATCGGGCTGCAAGGGCTGGTCGGCTGGTGGATGGTTTCCTCCGGGCTGGTCGGGCGCATGGTTGATGTCGCCTCTTATCGGCTGGCGCTGCATCTTGGCCTGGCATTTGTCATTCTGGGGCTGATCGCCTGGTATGTGCTGCGGCTTGGCAAATCCTCGGTTGAGCTTCTGCAAGCACGCCGCGCGCGCGAAGTGCGGCTGTTCCGGCTTGGCGGTGTGCTGGTCGGGCTGTTGTTTGCACAAATCCTGCTGGGCGCACTGGTGGCAGGTATCGATGCCGGGCGCAGCTTCCCGACATGGCCGCTGATGGCCGGGGAGTTTTTGCCAAGCGAGAGCTTTGGCTATACGCCGATCTGGAGCAATTTCTTTGAAAACCCGGCGCTGGTGCAGTTCAACCACCGCCTGCTTGGCTATATCGCCTTTGTTTTTGGGCTTTTTGTGTGGTGGCAGGCGCGCAAATCCGCGCTGAGATCGGTGCGCAAGGCGTTCAATCTTGTGGCGCTGGCGCTTCTGCTCCAGCTTGGGCTGGGCGTTGGCACGGTCTTGCTGGCGGCGCCGCTGGACTGGGCGCTTGCCCACCAGCTTGGTGCAGTGCTGCTGTTTGTTCTGGTCATTCGCGCGCGGTTCAGGGCGGGCTATCCGGCGCGCCAAAGCCTGCGCTGA
- a CDS encoding enoyl-CoA hydratase encodes MPDILLRDDADGVTTLTLNTPDKLNALSDEMLAALQGQFDALKVDTDSRVVILRGAGKAFCAGHDLKQMQAARSGADKGRAYFKDLFERCARVMLAIQALPQPVIAQPHGIATAAGCQLVATCDLALAAEGTRFGVNGVNVGLFCSTPMVALTRNVPAKVAFEMLTTGQFIETSRAERIGLINRAVPLEALEDETMALARIIASKRAAVVKIGKEAFYAQRNMTPAEAYDYAGAVMVENMLFRDTEEGIAAFIDKRPPNWR; translated from the coding sequence ATGCCCGATATCCTGCTGCGCGATGACGCCGATGGTGTTACCACGCTGACGCTGAACACACCCGACAAGCTGAATGCGCTGTCCGATGAAATGCTCGCCGCGCTGCAAGGGCAGTTTGATGCGCTCAAGGTCGACACGGACAGCCGCGTGGTCATTCTGCGCGGCGCGGGCAAGGCGTTTTGTGCAGGCCATGACCTGAAACAAATGCAGGCCGCGCGGTCTGGTGCCGACAAGGGCCGCGCCTATTTCAAAGACCTGTTTGAGCGGTGTGCGCGGGTGATGCTGGCCATTCAGGCCCTGCCCCAGCCGGTGATCGCACAACCGCATGGCATTGCAACCGCAGCCGGCTGCCAGCTTGTGGCCACATGCGATCTGGCCCTGGCCGCCGAGGGCACGCGTTTTGGGGTCAACGGTGTGAATGTCGGGCTGTTCTGCTCAACCCCGATGGTTGCGCTTACCCGGAATGTGCCCGCCAAGGTGGCATTTGAAATGCTGACAACCGGCCAGTTCATCGAGACCAGCCGCGCCGAGCGCATTGGCCTGATCAACCGCGCCGTGCCGCTTGAGGCACTGGAGGATGAGACGATGGCGCTGGCGCGGATCATCGCCTCCAAACGCGCCGCCGTGGTGAAAATCGGCAAGGAGGCGTTTTATGCGCAACGCAACATGACCCCCGCCGAAGCCTATGACTATGCCGGTGCGGTGATGGTTGAAAACATGCTTTTTCGCGATACCGAGGAAGGTATCGCCGCCTTTATCGACAAACGCCCGCCGAACTGGCGTTAG
- a CDS encoding PaaI family thioesterase, producing the protein MLPVMTIDELHAVLEREFPQVEGRFRITALAPHEMTVAMTVREADLRPGGTVSGPTMFGLADVTFYLATMAMIGPQTLTVTTSCTINFMRKPAGRGDMLARARILKLGRSLSVGDVLIYSADSDAPVAHASLTYAIPPDRSGVK; encoded by the coding sequence ATGTTGCCTGTGATGACGATTGATGAATTGCACGCTGTGCTGGAGCGCGAATTTCCGCAGGTTGAGGGCCGGTTCCGGATAACCGCGCTTGCGCCGCATGAAATGACCGTGGCCATGACCGTGCGCGAGGCCGATTTACGCCCCGGCGGCACCGTGTCCGGGCCGACAATGTTCGGGCTTGCCGATGTAACATTCTATCTGGCGACAATGGCGATGATCGGCCCGCAAACCCTGACGGTCACGACAAGTTGCACCATCAACTTCATGCGCAAGCCCGCAGGGCGGGGCGACATGCTGGCCAGGGCGCGTATTCTGAAACTTGGCCGCAGCCTGAGCGTGGGCGATGTGTTGATTTACAGCGCAGACAGCGATGCCCCTGTCGCCCATGCCAGCCTGACCTATGCGATTCCGCCCGATCGGAGTGGGGTAAAATAA
- the rplM gene encoding 50S ribosomal protein L13: MKTFSAKPADIDKKWILIDAEGIVLGRLATIVAMRLRGKHKPTFTPHMDMGDNVIIVNADKIQLTGNKRTDKTYYWHTGHPGGIKSRTADKILEGAHPERVVEKAIQRMLPGGPLSRQQMTNLRVYASADHPHEAQNPEVLDIKSMNPKNTRSA; this comes from the coding sequence ATGAAAACTTTTTCTGCCAAACCGGCCGATATTGACAAGAAATGGATCCTGATTGATGCCGAAGGCATTGTTCTGGGCCGTCTTGCAACCATCGTGGCCATGCGCCTGCGCGGCAAGCACAAGCCAACCTTCACCCCGCATATGGATATGGGCGACAATGTGATCATTGTGAATGCCGATAAAATCCAGCTGACGGGCAACAAGCGCACCGACAAAACCTATTACTGGCATACCGGCCATCCTGGCGGGATCAAGTCGCGCACGGCCGACAAGATCCTTGAAGGCGCGCATCCCGAACGTGTGGTTGAAAAGGCCATCCAGCGTATGCTGCCCGGCGGCCCGCTCTCGCGCCAGCAGATGACCAACCTGCGTGTCTACGCAAGTGCCGATCATCCGCATGAAGCGCAGAACCCTGAAGTTCTCGACATCAAGTCGATGAACCCGAAAAACACCCGGAGTGCATGA
- the rpsI gene encoding 30S ribosomal protein S9 encodes MSDIKSLDDLKEAVTGEAAAVEAAVVREPKRDALGRSYATGKRKDAVARVWVKPGSGKVTVNGKPMNDYFARPVLQMVIGQAFTVAGVAGEFDVMATVSGGGLSGQAGAVKHGISKALTYYEPSLRGALKAAGFLTRDARTVERKKYGKRKARRSFQFSKR; translated from the coding sequence ATGTCTGACATCAAATCGCTCGACGATCTGAAAGAAGCCGTAACCGGCGAAGCCGCCGCTGTTGAAGCCGCCGTTGTTCGTGAACCCAAGCGCGATGCGCTTGGCCGCTCCTATGCCACGGGCAAGCGTAAAGATGCGGTTGCCCGCGTTTGGGTCAAGCCCGGTTCCGGCAAGGTTACCGTGAACGGCAAGCCGATGAACGACTATTTCGCACGCCCGGTGCTGCAAATGGTTATCGGCCAGGCCTTTACCGTTGCTGGTGTTGCTGGCGAGTTCGACGTGATGGCAACCGTTTCCGGCGGCGGCCTGTCGGGCCAGGCTGGCGCGGTCAAACACGGCATTTCCAAAGCGCTGACCTATTACGAGCCAAGCCTGCGCGGTGCCCTGAAAGCCGCCGGCTTCCTGACCCGCGACGCACGCACCGTAGAACGCAAGAAATACGGCAAGCGCAAAGCCCGTCGTAGCTTCCAGTTCTCCAAACGCTAA
- a CDS encoding DUF6778 family protein codes for MSLKSFLIAVAAAATLGGCINTNVSYSEILREDQTFNWNVTQINVNVPRSLTTTDRNGQAPNVDIIWIEEGPGDTYLQVQRIFEEGVALGAGRLDASLKGGRSVRLEVEVAQFHTLTRRARSNIGGIHNVDFYIQAFDANTGEALSPRSFIESDQKASGGARARQEDAAGYTMRVAIVERIAGVVATWLAVAGDDAVLPSHRILIGR; via the coding sequence ATGTCCTTAAAAAGTTTCCTGATCGCAGTCGCGGCCGCCGCAACGCTGGGCGGGTGTATCAACACGAATGTCAGCTATTCCGAAATACTGCGCGAAGATCAGACGTTTAACTGGAATGTCACGCAGATCAACGTGAATGTTCCGCGCAGCCTGACAACGACCGACCGTAACGGTCAGGCCCCCAATGTCGATATCATCTGGATCGAGGAAGGGCCGGGCGATACCTATTTGCAGGTGCAGCGGATTTTTGAAGAGGGCGTTGCCCTTGGTGCTGGCCGGCTCGATGCCTCGCTCAAAGGCGGGCGCTCGGTGCGGTTGGAAGTCGAGGTGGCGCAGTTCCACACCCTGACACGCCGCGCGCGATCCAATATCGGCGGTATCCACAACGTCGATTTCTACATTCAGGCCTTTGATGCCAATACCGGCGAAGCACTCTCGCCACGGTCGTTCATCGAATCCGACCAGAAAGCCTCGGGGGGCGCACGTGCCCGCCAGGAAGATGCGGCTGGCTATACCATGCGGGTCGCCATTGTCGAGCGGATTGCCGGTGTGGTTGCCACATGGCTGGCGGTTGCGGGCGATGATGCGGTTCTGCCAAGCCACCGGATTCTGATTGGCCGTTGA
- a CDS encoding glutamate racemase, translating into MPIGVFDSGLGGLSILAALQKKLPDQAFIYFGDNANAPYGPKDSDEIFALTTAACTRLFDMGCDLVIIACNTSAATALHKLQTEWLPKGKRRVLGVFVPMIENLTRRNWGDNAPPTHTGLANVALFATVATISSGAFPRELKFRARDVLVEGQACPGLVDAIEAHDEAGARLLVNRYVGAVLERFPKPQAAVLGCTHFPLVRDMFAAALPPETRLIDQPDIVADSLADYLARYPHFAETGTTRYLTSGDEAAVSAGAARFLGRDARFAAL; encoded by the coding sequence ATGCCAATTGGGGTATTCGATAGCGGGCTTGGCGGGCTGAGCATTTTGGCGGCTTTGCAAAAAAAGCTGCCAGATCAGGCCTTTATCTATTTTGGTGACAATGCGAATGCGCCCTATGGCCCAAAAGATTCCGATGAAATTTTTGCACTGACCACGGCTGCCTGCACAAGGTTGTTCGATATGGGCTGCGATCTGGTGATCATCGCCTGCAACACCTCGGCGGCGACGGCATTGCACAAATTGCAAACCGAGTGGTTGCCCAAGGGCAAGCGCCGCGTGCTGGGCGTTTTCGTGCCGATGATCGAAAACCTGACCCGCCGCAACTGGGGCGACAACGCGCCGCCCACACATACCGGCCTTGCAAATGTCGCGCTGTTTGCGACCGTGGCGACCATTTCGAGCGGTGCCTTCCCGCGCGAGCTGAAGTTTCGGGCCCGCGATGTGTTGGTGGAAGGGCAGGCCTGCCCGGGCCTGGTCGATGCGATAGAGGCGCACGACGAGGCTGGTGCAAGGCTGCTGGTGAACCGGTATGTTGGCGCAGTGCTGGAACGTTTTCCAAAACCGCAGGCCGCCGTGCTTGGCTGCACGCATTTCCCGCTGGTGCGCGACATGTTTGCCGCCGCCTTGCCACCGGAAACCCGGCTGATTGACCAGCCCGACATTGTGGCCGACAGCCTTGCCGATTATCTGGCCCGCTATCCGCATTTTGCCGAAACCGGCACGACCCGCTATCTGACCAGCGGCGATGAAGCCGCCGTCAGCGCGGGTGCGGCGCGCTTTTTGGGCCGTGATGCGCGATTTGCCGCGCTCTAG
- the argC gene encoding N-acetyl-gamma-glutamyl-phosphate reductase, giving the protein MTQHNIAILGASGYTGAELLRLIAGHPGLRIGALSADRKAGASLAEAFPHLAHLDLPLLQKIEDIDFSGIDLVFAALPHGVTHSVAKNLPAHVKMVDLSADFRLRDAAAYKKWYGLEHTAMDLQPSVAYGLPEFYRDTIRAARITANTGCYVATSLLAVLPLLQAQLVDADDIIIDAASGVSGAGRAAKEANLFTEVSEGFHAYGVAGHRHMGELDQEMSAAAGRAVECSFTPHLLPQNRGMMATIYLRGDAKAAHEALVAKYADEPFVDILAPGQTPATRHVRGSNRCKIGVVADRRAGRMIVVSVLDNLMKGASGQALQNANLMLGHPETLGLDMAPVFP; this is encoded by the coding sequence ATGACGCAACACAATATCGCCATTCTTGGAGCTTCGGGCTATACGGGTGCCGAACTTCTGCGCCTGATTGCCGGGCATCCGGGGCTGCGCATTGGCGCGCTCAGCGCCGATCGCAAGGCCGGCGCGTCACTTGCCGAGGCCTTCCCGCATCTGGCGCATCTGGACCTGCCCTTGCTGCAAAAGATCGAGGATATCGACTTTTCCGGCATCGATCTGGTATTTGCCGCCCTGCCGCACGGGGTTACGCATTCGGTTGCCAAAAACCTTCCCGCACATGTGAAAATGGTCGATCTTTCGGCCGATTTCCGGCTGCGCGACGCAGCGGCTTACAAAAAATGGTATGGGCTTGAACATACGGCGATGGACCTGCAGCCAAGCGTGGCCTATGGCCTGCCCGAATTTTACCGCGACACGATCCGGGCGGCACGCATTACCGCCAATACCGGCTGTTATGTTGCCACATCGCTGCTGGCGGTGCTGCCGTTGCTTCAGGCGCAACTGGTTGATGCCGATGACATAATTATCGATGCCGCATCGGGGGTTAGCGGGGCAGGGCGCGCGGCAAAAGAGGCGAACCTGTTCACCGAAGTCTCGGAAGGGTTTCATGCTTATGGCGTGGCGGGCCACCGGCATATGGGCGAGTTGGATCAGGAAATGTCGGCCGCTGCCGGGCGGGCGGTTGAATGCAGCTTTACCCCGCATTTGCTGCCGCAAAACCGTGGGATGATGGCCACGATCTACCTGCGCGGCGATGCAAAAGCCGCCCATGAAGCCCTTGTTGCAAAATATGCAGATGAGCCATTTGTCGACATTCTTGCGCCAGGCCAAACCCCTGCCACCCGCCATGTACGCGGCTCCAACCGCTGCAAAATCGGTGTTGTGGCCGATCGGCGCGCCGGGCGGATGATTGTGGTTTCGGTGCTGGATAATCTGATGAAGGGCGCCTCGGGCCAGGCTTTGCAGAATGCGAACCTGATGCTTGGCCATCCTGAAACCCTGGGGCTGGATATGGCCCCCGTATTCCCATAG
- the ccmE gene encoding cytochrome c maturation protein CcmE, producing the protein MAGLRKKRRVQLIAICMTLLVGASVLIGIGAKDSINLFRSPSEVVSNPPRASEVFKLGGLVLEGSLMRGTEATFVVTDTNEDIPVRYVGLDPIPDLFAEGRGTVVTGQMEGGVFVATTILAKHDEKYEPTEVINALSAQGVDITANN; encoded by the coding sequence ATGGCCGGACTTCGTAAAAAACGCCGCGTTCAGCTTATTGCCATTTGCATGACCTTGCTTGTCGGGGCGTCGGTTCTTATCGGGATCGGTGCGAAAGACAGCATCAACCTGTTCCGCTCGCCCAGCGAGGTTGTGTCAAACCCTCCTAGGGCAAGTGAGGTGTTCAAACTTGGCGGGCTTGTGCTGGAAGGCAGCCTGATGCGGGGCACCGAGGCGACATTCGTGGTGACCGACACCAACGAGGATATTCCGGTGCGTTACGTCGGGCTGGACCCTATTCCAGACCTGTTTGCTGAAGGGCGCGGCACGGTGGTGACGGGGCAAATGGAAGGTGGCGTATTCGTCGCCACCACGATTTTGGCCAAACATGACGAAAAATATGAACCCACCGAGGTGATCAACGCGCTCAGCGCGCAAGGCGTCGACATCACGGCGAATAATTAG
- a CDS encoding holin-associated N-acetylmuramidase, producing the protein MASIDDLIDGILAREGGFVNDPDDPGGATNYGVTIGTLRRLGLDVDGDGDIDTDDVKKLPLATARKIYRKHYFEDSGIAGLPAPLQPSVLDMYVNAGANAIKILQRLLGEFGQPVAIDGLLGPLTQAAAARALRAAPDHFVNAYGIARRNYYYALADARPASRKYARRRDGGKGGWILRAEEFISEEYRLTAAQHAARTGAW; encoded by the coding sequence ATGGCGTCAATTGACGATCTGATAGATGGAATACTTGCGCGTGAAGGCGGCTTTGTAAACGACCCGGATGATCCGGGCGGGGCCACGAATTACGGTGTGACCATTGGCACCCTGCGCCGTTTGGGCCTGGATGTGGATGGCGATGGCGATATCGACACCGATGATGTGAAAAAACTGCCGCTTGCAACGGCGCGCAAGATCTATCGGAAGCACTATTTTGAAGATAGCGGCATTGCCGGTCTGCCCGCGCCGCTTCAGCCCAGCGTGCTGGATATGTATGTGAACGCCGGGGCCAATGCGATAAAGATCTTGCAGCGCCTGCTTGGTGAATTTGGCCAGCCGGTTGCCATTGATGGCCTGCTTGGCCCCCTGACACAGGCCGCCGCGGCGCGCGCCTTGCGGGCCGCCCCCGACCATTTTGTAAATGCCTATGGCATAGCGCGCCGCAACTACTACTACGCCCTGGCCGATGCCCGCCCGGCCAGCCGTAAATATGCGCGACGGCGTGATGGCGGCAAGGGCGGCTGGATTTTGCGCGCCGAAGAATTCATCTCCGAGGAATATCGTCTTACCGCCGCCCAACATGCGGCCCGCACAGGAGCCTGGTAA
- a CDS encoding holin family protein, whose product MALINIGRTAEQVGGAVAQVAEVFTSNATKAEAAATTRYTAAITQAGAEFEGARDGWFDQFVNGLNRLPRPLLAISTIGLFAYAMAAPEGFSVRMQGLAYVPDPLWWLLGAVVSFYFGARELHYFRGYAPRVPAPAVPNKALTSPQAEINDALEDWRANL is encoded by the coding sequence ATGGCATTGATCAATATCGGACGCACAGCCGAACAGGTAGGCGGCGCTGTTGCCCAGGTTGCCGAGGTTTTCACCAGCAATGCGACCAAGGCAGAAGCCGCCGCAACCACGCGTTATACGGCCGCAATCACCCAGGCGGGGGCCGAATTCGAGGGCGCGCGCGACGGCTGGTTTGACCAGTTTGTAAACGGGCTCAACCGGCTGCCGCGCCCGCTTCTGGCGATTTCGACGATCGGGCTGTTTGCCTATGCAATGGCAGCTCCCGAAGGGTTTTCGGTGCGGATGCAGGGGCTTGCCTATGTGCCCGATCCGCTTTGGTGGCTGCTTGGGGCGGTGGTTTCGTTCTATTTTGGGGCGCGCGAGCTGCACTATTTTCGCGGCTATGCGCCGCGCGTGCCCGCCCCGGCAGTGCCAAACAAGGCTTTAACGTCACCGCAAGCTGAAATTAACGATGCGCTGGAAGACTGGCGCGCGAATCTCTAG
- a CDS encoding heme lyase CcmF/NrfE family subunit encodes MIAELGHFALIFALAVAGIQTVVPMIGAWRGWHDWMRVGNIAAYAQFIAVAFAFAALANAFVTSDFSLALVASNSHSAKPLLYKFTGVWGNHEGSLLLWILILTLFGALVAAFGRNLPPTLRARVLSVQAMIGVAFLAFMLFTSNPFLRLVSPPLDGNDLNPLLQDPGLAFHPPFLYLGYVGLSTAFSFAIAALIEGRVDAAWARWVRPWTLTAWMFLTIGIAMGSWWAYYELGWGGWWFWDPVENASFMPWLISTALLHSAIVVEKRDTLKSWTVLLAILAFSFSLIGAFLVRSGVLTSVHAFANDPERGKFILGILVVAIGGGLTLYAARAPSLRSNSAFSSISRESGLVLNNLLLIVATVIVFIGTIWPLANEALTGSVVSVGAPFFDLTFTPFMVVLAMLLPMGAILPWKRAQLGRNLRPLYGVVALSVALGAAVWAFNTGGRILGPVGLVLSSWIVLGAVADIANKVRLRAVPLAESLRRARNLPGADWGRFFAHAGFGLTIFGIAAVTAWEVEANREMAVGQTMQLGAYELRLDAVEEIQGPNYSARRGVFTYFRDGRELGQLLPEKRFYPVQQMPTTEAAITLGLWRDLYVVLGDPQQAGGYAVRAFIKPFVNWIWIGALVMALGGIVSLMDRRYRIAALKSRSPRGIVPAE; translated from the coding sequence ATGATTGCCGAACTCGGCCACTTTGCCCTGATATTCGCACTGGCTGTGGCCGGTATTCAAACTGTTGTTCCAATGATTGGCGCCTGGCGGGGCTGGCATGACTGGATGCGCGTTGGCAATATTGCCGCATATGCGCAGTTTATTGCGGTTGCTTTTGCCTTCGCGGCCCTGGCCAACGCCTTTGTGACCTCGGATTTTTCGCTGGCGCTTGTTGCAAGCAACTCGCATTCAGCCAAGCCGCTTCTCTATAAATTCACAGGTGTCTGGGGCAATCACGAAGGCTCTCTTTTGCTCTGGATACTGATTCTTACGCTGTTTGGCGCGCTTGTCGCCGCATTCGGGCGCAACCTGCCGCCAACCCTGCGCGCGCGCGTTCTGTCGGTTCAGGCGATGATCGGTGTCGCATTTCTGGCGTTCATGCTGTTCACCTCCAACCCGTTTTTGCGGCTGGTATCGCCGCCGCTTGATGGAAATGACCTCAATCCGCTGCTGCAAGACCCCGGCCTCGCCTTTCATCCGCCATTTTTGTATCTTGGTTATGTCGGGCTTTCGACGGCATTTTCATTTGCGATTGCAGCACTTATCGAAGGCCGGGTCGATGCGGCCTGGGCCCGTTGGGTGCGGCCCTGGACGCTGACGGCCTGGATGTTCCTGACCATTGGCATCGCTATGGGCTCGTGGTGGGCCTATTATGAACTTGGCTGGGGCGGCTGGTGGTTCTGGGATCCGGTTGAAAATGCAAGCTTCATGCCGTGGCTGATTTCCACCGCCCTGCTGCATTCGGCCATTGTGGTTGAAAAACGCGACACGCTCAAAAGCTGGACGGTGCTTTTGGCAATTCTGGCATTTTCCTTCAGCCTGATCGGGGCGTTCCTGGTGCGCTCTGGGGTGCTGACCTCGGTTCACGCATTTGCCAACGATCCCGAGCGCGGAAAGTTCATTTTGGGAATTCTGGTTGTTGCGATTGGCGGTGGCCTTACGCTTTATGCGGCGCGTGCGCCCAGCCTGCGCAGCAACTCGGCCTTTTCATCCATCAGCCGCGAAAGCGGTCTTGTGCTGAACAATCTGCTGCTGATTGTGGCGACGGTGATCGTGTTCATCGGCACGATCTGGCCCCTGGCGAACGAGGCGCTGACAGGTTCCGTTGTTTCGGTCGGCGCGCCGTTCTTTGATCTGACCTTCACGCCATTCATGGTGGTGCTGGCCATGCTTTTGCCAATGGGTGCCATTTTGCCGTGGAAACGCGCGCAGCTTGGCCGCAATCTGCGCCCGCTCTACGGGGTGGTTGCGCTGTCGGTGGCACTTGGCGCTGCCGTTTGGGCGTTCAACACCGGCGGGCGGATTTTGGGGCCGGTCGGGCTGGTGCTTTCATCCTGGATTGTGCTGGGTGCCGTGGCCGATATTGCCAACAAGGTGCGTCTGCGTGCTGTGCCACTGGCCGAATCGCTGCGCCGGGCGCGCAATTTGCCGGGCGCCGATTGGGGCCGTTTCTTTGCCCATGCCGGCTTTGGCCTGACAATATTCGGCATTGCCGCCGTAACCGCATGGGAGGTTGAGGCAAACCGCGAAATGGCAGTCGGCCAAACCATGCAGCTTGGCGCCTATGAATTGCGGCTGGATGCGGTCGAGGAAATTCAGGGGCCGAACTATTCCGCCCGCCGCGGGGTGTTCACCTATTTCCGCGACGGTCGGGAACTTGGCCAGCTTCTGCCGGAAAAACGTTTTTACCCCGTGCAGCAAATGCCCACGACCGAGGCCGCCATCACGCTTGGATTGTGGCGCGACCTCTATGTCGTATTGGGCGATCCGCAGCAGGCGGGGGGCTATGCCGTGCGTGCCTTCATCAAACCGTTTGTGAATTGGATCTGGATTGGCGCATTGGTCATGGCGCTTGGCGGCATTGTCAGCCTGATGGACAGGCGCTACCGGATTGCGGCGCTCAAAAGCCGCAGCCCGCGCGGTATTGTTCCGGCGGAGTAG
- a CDS encoding cytochrome c-type biogenesis protein, which translates to MRRFVFLLILVASPMLAVTPDEMLDDPVLEARAREISKGLRCVVCQNENIDDSNAAIARDLRLLVREMLVAGNSDDDVVAALVARYGEFVLLRPSMNGANVILWFAGPALLLAGLGMAILYIRRRPRPVADRLNAAEEARIATLMQEE; encoded by the coding sequence ATGCGCAGATTTGTCTTTTTGCTGATTCTCGTCGCCAGCCCCATGCTTGCGGTAACACCCGATGAAATGCTGGATGATCCGGTGCTGGAAGCGCGTGCGCGTGAAATTTCCAAAGGGCTGCGCTGTGTTGTTTGCCAGAACGAGAATATTGACGATTCCAACGCCGCAATCGCCCGAGACCTTCGGCTTTTGGTGCGCGAAATGTTGGTGGCGGGCAATAGCGATGACGATGTCGTTGCCGCGCTCGTGGCGCGCTATGGCGAATTTGTGCTGCTGCGCCCCAGTATGAACGGTGCCAATGTCATTTTATGGTTTGCCGGGCCGGCGCTGCTTTTGGCCGGGCTTGGCATGGCGATTCTCTATATCCGACGCCGCCCAAGGCCGGTGGCTGACAGGCTCAACGCGGCCGAGGAAGCGCGGATTGCCACGCTGATGCAAGAGGAATAG